In Bicyclus anynana chromosome 13, ilBicAnyn1.1, whole genome shotgun sequence, a genomic segment contains:
- the LOC112043075 gene encoding solute carrier family 22 member 21-like: protein MSIIGTVHEDVTTDVLGHIGTWQWLVTFVSATLSVPSMLNQYEDMFLLAPPRGVECFVSDASSIFNTSLCTFTVLNGTKVQRCNAWHVKFLWVIWIKKSWLIFCDPKIKALSTTIICRLGLVFGCIIFGLVADSFGRKLAITIDVIAELGFRLILTFCNSESWFLLVIFLRSLFASANIYMGIILTCEIASVSWRTLLNTIVSIPRMLATVCAVPLANSAPNAETFNFIACLFSASILLLLRWTPESPQWLLYNRRIPRAEKILVEAAKVNGIELCSDFKIRPVNHRAYHCLDESWACVNILTTHNIKVLSLTILVFWALYLFLYSSLYIRIQYKQPNYGLLKTFCFIIALGLLNWCLSKNFKMKTLVQMDLAIIGSSSVALILSNMFEFHISPIANVISPLALAAIVIVHGLMVNITPRLFAINIRATLLGCCHSVGHLGSLICCVIVTFQVMNDQTLMFVEAGLVLLLIVVCSVLPDVDGREMPDVLEDMDYFSELSKPLRWASQKTKYPSREEIELRVYSFGSAKPNPLNDSDDRPPAKRIGWLHIEQLFRKLRKT, encoded by the exons ATGTCAAT TATCGGAACAGTGCACGAAGATGTCACTACAGACGTCCTGGGTCACATAGGCACGTGGCAGTGGCTGGTGACGTTCGTATCTGCGACCCTGTCAGTGCCTTCAATGCTCAACCAGTATGAGGACATGTTCCTGCTGGCGCCGCCTCGAGGCGTCGAATGCTTTGTCTCTGATGCCTCATCAATATTTAACACGAGCCTCTGCACCTTCACTGTTCTAAATGGCACGAAAGTGCAGCGATGCAACGCGTGGCATGTTAAGTTCCTTTGGGTAATTTGGATTAAAAAGTCG TGGCTGATATTCTGCGATCCCAAGATAAAAGCATTATCAACAACAATCATTTGCAGATTAGGCCTTGTATTTGGCTGTATCATTTTTGGCCTAGTTGCAGACAG CTTTGGAAGAAAATTAGCAATTACCATAGACGTCATAGCAGAACTTGGATTTCGTCTGATATTAACGTTCTGCAATTCAGAGAGCTGGTTCCTTTTGGTGATTTTCTTAAGATCTCTGTTTGCAAGCGCTAATATTTACATGGGCATTATATTAA CATGTGAAATAGCCAGTGTCTCTTGGCGAACTTTATTGAACACAATAGTTTCGATTCCACGGATGTTGGCGACCGTGTGCGCAGTGCCATTAGCAAACAGTGCACCTAATGCCGAGACTTTCAACTTTATCGCCTGCTTGTTTAGTGCTTCTATACTCTTACTTCTCAG ATGGACCCCAGAATCACCGCAGTGGCTACTGTATAATAGAAGAATTCCTCGTGCTGAGAAAATTTTAGTGGAAGCAGCTAAAGTGAACGGTATCGAACTTTGCAGCGATTTTAAAATAAGACCTGTAAATCATAGA GCATACCATTGTTTGGATGAAAGTTGGGCTTGCGTCAACATACTAACTACGCATAACATTAAAGTTTTATCGTTAACAATTTTAGTATTCTGGGCATTGTATTTATTCCTGTACAGCTCTTTATACATAAGGATACAGTATAAGCAACCGAACTATGGCTTGTTAAAaacgttttgttttattattgccTTGGGACTTTTAAATTGGTGTTTATCgaagaattttaaaatgaaaacgtTAGTGCAAATGGATTTAGCAATCATTGGATCTTCTAGTGTTGCTCTAATTCTTAGTAATATGTTTGAATTTCAT ATTTCACCAATAGCTAACGTCATATCGCCTTTAGCACTGGCCGCAATTGTAATTGTGCATGGCCTAATGGTCAACATAACGCCTCGGCTGTTTGCCATCAATATTCGAGCCACATTACTTGGATGCTGTCACTCTGTTGGACATCTTGGTAGTTTAATATGCTGCGTCATTGTAACATTTCAAGTAATGAATGATCAAACGCTGATGTTCGTAGAAGCTGGACTGGTGCTACTTTTAATTGTTGTGTGCAGTGTTTTACCCGATGTCGATGGAAGGGAAATGCCAGATGTTTTGGAAGACATGGATTATTTCTCAGA GTTGTCAAAACCTCTACGTTGGGCGTCCCAAAAGACCAAGTATCCATCACGAGAAGAGATTGAATTGAGAGTATATTCATTTGGCAGCGCAAAACCCAACCCATTGAACGACAGCGATGATCGACCCCCTGCTAAACGAATAGGATGGTTACACATTGAGCAGTTGTTTCGAAAATTGCGGAAGACGTAG
- the LOC112043097 gene encoding monocarboxylate transporter 10, with translation MGSLPMESKDLLTKTNENAPRELNGQAHNGEELKSTCREPPDGGFRAYMIILASFLTNGLVFGIINSYSVIYNVLQKKLIDEKVSNAESRAALVGALTMGTTFLLSPVSGVLTSFMGLRCTAVLGGSIAVVGLILSSFIVDDVDGLCFTYGILYGVGASLAYTPSLAILGHYFKKYLGLVNGIVTIGSSIFTVAMPPLMEYMIKYYGLPGLFRALALLTAGVPLCGLLFKPISVIVTEKPIREQGCKGVLKTIVDVRIWRNRSYKLWALSMPIALFGYFVPYVHIKKFININFSNVQENLPLQCIAITSGVGRLFFGYLADKKGVNRIMLQQISFYIIGTLTIILPFCRSFPLLVCISLGMGIFDGAFIALIGPIAIQFCGSAFAAQSIGCMLGLAAFPLSLGPPIAALIYKETGAYILPFTLAGISPIVGATLMFATRFQRSRRESAL, from the exons ATGGGTTCCTTACCAATGGAAAGTAAAGACTTACTGACGAAAACAAACGAAAATGCTCCAAGGGAATTAAATGGACAAGCACATAATGGAGAAGAATTAAAATCTACGTGTAGAGAACCTCCTGATGGAGGCTTTAGAGCTTACATGATAATATTAGCTTCGTTTTTAACAAACGGCCTAGTTTTCGGCATTATCAATTCTTACAGTGTGATTTATAATGTTCTGCAAAAGAAGTTGATTGACGAAAAAGTATCAAATGCTGAAAGCAGAGCtg CTCTGGTGGGTGCATTGACAATGGGAACGACTTTCTTACTTTCACCGGTGTCTGGTGTACTAACCAGCTTCATGGGACTGCGATGTACTGCGGTGCTGGGGGGATCCATAGCCGTAGTTGGCTTGATTTTATCCTCTTTCATAGTTGACGATGTAGACGGCCTTTGTTTTACTTATGGCATCTTGTATGGTGTGGGTGCTTCTCTCGCCTACACTCCCTCTTTGGCCATCCTTGGGcactattttaaaaagtacttaGGTTTAGTTAATGGCATCGTTACGATCGGGAGCTCAATTTTTACGGTCGCGATGCCACCGTTAATGGAATACATGATAAAATATTATGGGTTACCTGGATTGTTTAGAGCACTCGCACTTTTGACAGCCGGCGTCCCTCTGTGCGGTTTACTATTCAAGCCTATATCTGTCATAGTTACAGAGAAACCGATTAGGGAACAGGGCTGTAAGGGGGTATTGAAAACCATAGTTGATGTTAGAATTTGGAGAAACAGAAGCTACAAGTTGTGGGCGTTATCCATGCCTATAGCTTTATTTGGTTACTTCGTTCCTTACGTTCATATAAAAAAGTTCATCAACATTAATTTCTCGAATGTCCAAGAGAATTTGCCGCTGCAGTGCATAGCAATTACTTCCGGTGTGGGGAGATTATTTTTCGGTTATCTCGCTGACAAGAAAGGTGTCAATAGAATTATGTTACAACAGATATCGTTTTACATAATTGGGACTCTGACTATAATATTGCCATTTTGTCGATCTTTTCCTCTCTTAGTTTGCATATCTTTAGGAATGGGCATTTTCGATGGTGCATTTATAGCGTTAATCGGTCCGATTGCTATTCAGTTTTGCGGCAGTGCTTTTGCTGCTCAAAGTATAGGATGTATGTTAGGACTAGCTGCTTTTCCTCTATCACTGGGTCCTCCTATAGCAGCTCTAATTTACAAAGAAACAGGAGCTTACATATTGCCTTTCACATTGGCTGGAATCTCTCCCATCGTAGGCGCAACGTTGATGTTTGCTACGAGATTTCAAAGATCAAGAAGAGAAAGtgctttataa